The Rosa rugosa chromosome 1, drRosRugo1.1, whole genome shotgun sequence genomic sequence caaaaaccaaaacaaaggcATCAATATACACCATACAATAACAATAGTTGTACGATATTGTACACAATTTATATAGCTTATAATTTACTAATACATTTATTTAGTAGAATCGACAATATTTTCCTCATCTCACATATCTCGTGATGTCTGTGTATGTAATCTCCACGGTGTTACTTATTCTAAATAACCAACTGCACATAACTTAATGACGTTTAATAATACATTTTGTTATAAAAATTGTCCACTGATCAATGGAAAACCTTGTTAAAAAATGAGCGTGGTTTGTACATGGCCTCCAATGGCACCAGTTTAGGCATGGTGAGTCCTGTGCCTTCAGTCATATCAACCTCCTCCTTACTGACCCTCTTCCACTCAAAGCATTGAATCAATGAAGCCAAAGTCAAGCCTACCTCACGTTGGGCCAATCCTACTCCGGGGCATGCCCTTCTTCCCATTCCAAATGGCATATATGTGTGTGCCTCGTCCTTACTGCCGATTTCAAACCTCTCAGGTTTGAAGCTTTTTGGATCATCCCACAACTTCGGGTCTCTATGTATGGCCCATGCATTGACCAATATCAATGTGTCACGTGGTATATCAAATCCACCTACAACGCAATCATCTGATGCAAAATGTGGTAATAGCATTGGTGCCGCTGGATACAATCTAAGAGTCTCGGAGATAATACTTTGTATGTAGGGAAGCTTAGAAATGTCTTGTTCGTCTACTAAGCGTTCTTGACCAAGTTGAGCATCCAGTTCAGCTCTAGCCTTATCTAACGTATCCGGATGGTTTAGCAAACCAGACATGGCCCATTCTAATGTCACTGCCGATGTATCAGTGCCAGCCAATAATAGATTCTGAAAATTAACTCGAGTTAATTAATAacttgatcaaaaaaataatactTAAAATTAGATCGTTGAAGACGCTCATAAAGTAAATATTTAACACTAAATGGTGAACCACTATGACCGTAATTTTGGACATAACAGAAAATGACCGTAATTTTGGACATAACAGAAAAAAGCATGGATGGGATATTATAATTTTTACTAACCAGTATAAGTCCTTTGATAATCTCATCAGTATAATACTCAGGTTGTGACTCCTGCTGAGAAAGCAAATTGTCGATCATGGTATTTTTACTCTCCGAAGCACTCTTGTTTCGGTGCTCATCAATTAGACGTTGCAAGAACAAATCTGCTCTCTTGCCCAACTTCTTCAACTTCATCTCATAACCATTACCGCCAAACCATCTCAAAAAGGGCATGAATTCTCCGGGGTTGGTCCCCCCACTGTACGAAAAAGCCTCATTCATGATCTCAATGAACTCCTTCCCCTCTTCCTTGTTCGCAACATGGTCCCCGACATACCTCTTCCCCGCCACCATGGTCATTATGTTGTTGAAGGTCAGGTCAAACAACATAGACCTCAGCTCCACTTTCACGAAacgaccttcttcttcttctgcatgtCGGGAAAGCTTGCGCAGCAAATGCTTGACTTCGTCTTTTCTGATGTCGGAGAATGAGTTGAGCCGGCCGGAGGACAAGACCTCGACGGTGCCGATACGGCGAACGTTGCGCCAGTGATCGCCGTAGGGGGCGCTCGCCATGGCGGTTTGATTGTATGCAAAGTGCTTGCTTAAAAGCGTGGGGGGACGGTTTGCCAACACGATGTCGTTTTTGGTGAAGCATTCTTGCACGGCCGAGGAGGAGGAGATAATGACGACACGGCGGGAGCCGAACCAGAGGGAGAAGATGGGGCCGTGTTTCTGCGTGAGGCGGTGGAAGGTGCGGTGGATTGGGGGTTTAAGAAGGTGGAGGTGGCCGAGTATCGGAAGAGATAAGGAAGGGCTTGGAGGGAGGTTGGGGTAACGACGCCGTCCAAACAGATTTAGAGAGATGAACACGCATACGATGATGGAGAGAGATGTGTAGAAGAAGAAGTCTTCCATGGTTTGGAGTACTAATATATGATGTGGTGTAGCAGAATTTTCGGTGGTGTCTAATCTGTATATCTGTATGGTATTTATAAGGCGCTATATTGTCCAGCCCTCGAGACTAGTAGCTAAATTTGGATACGTATGGTAAATTTAATTTAATACTTTGATTTGAGATAAGGTGGGTACTTCATGGGTCTGCTTATGTCAGTGAGTGCGTAGCGCAATAGAACAAGGACCAGACTGCCAAGAAGTTGCCccaaaaagtaaaaaacaagaCTTTTTGCCAAAACTCGCAGATCTTATTctatcattttttctttttttttaggagaGATCTTATTCTATCATTTGCAAAGCGCATTGGCATTCATGTAGCATCAATGGGGGGATTAGGAATAATAACTCGTTATGGATTATGTGTAAATGATTGAATATAACATTAAGGCATTAAGTTTTTTGGATTTAATGTTGTAACAAATATCAGTGGTTTgtatgattttgtgtaattttttattttcatcaaatttAATGAGTTCATAGAGTTAAATTTCTGGATGTTATAAAAATACCTCATCACGTATATATCAATCTACATCGAATTTATTTGTCTTTTTTATATAAATTGACTATAATGCGTTCCATGTAGTAAATTCTTAAATAATTCATATTACAAAAAACAAACTAAGCATGTGTATAGTGACAGTACATTTGAATTTTGTAGCAACTCcttaaatatattaataaaaattataaggggtcgtgaccacttacccaatttcagcttaaaaaatGCTCATATACTTCACTAAGAATTTTTTAactccatttacccaatctaacatctattgacagttttgcccttcgTGTGATTAAGAAACTATATAGATGCCACtatttcctctctctc encodes the following:
- the LOC133724502 gene encoding cytochrome P450 81Q32-like; its protein translation is MEDFFFYTSLSIIVCVFISLNLFGRRRYPNLPPSPSLSLPILGHLHLLKPPIHRTFHRLTQKHGPIFSLWFGSRRVVIISSSSAVQECFTKNDIVLANRPPTLLSKHFAYNQTAMASAPYGDHWRNVRRIGTVEVLSSGRLNSFSDIRKDEVKHLLRKLSRHAEEEEGRFVKVELRSMLFDLTFNNIMTMVAGKRYVGDHVANKEEGKEFIEIMNEAFSYSGGTNPGEFMPFLRWFGGNGYEMKLKKLGKRADLFLQRLIDEHRNKSASESKNTMIDNLLSQQESQPEYYTDEIIKGLILNLLLAGTDTSAVTLEWAMSGLLNHPDTLDKARAELDAQLGQERLVDEQDISKLPYIQSIISETLRLYPAAPMLLPHFASDDCVVGGFDIPRDTLILVNAWAIHRDPKLWDDPKSFKPERFEIGSKDEAHTYMPFGMGRRACPGVGLAQREVGLTLASLIQCFEWKRVSKEEVDMTEGTGLTMPKLVPLEAMYKPRSFFNKVFH